A window of Acidimicrobiales bacterium genomic DNA:
GATGCCCGCCGCCTCGAGGTGGCGGAGGCGCTCGGCCAGCAGGTTGGTGGCGATACCAGGAAGCCCGTCCCTGAGGTCGGTGTAGCGGCACGGCCGGAGGAGGAGCTCGCGGACGATCAGCAGCGTCCAGCGGTCCCCGATCACGTCCAGTGCTCGGGCCAGGGCGCAGAACTGTTGGTACGACCGCACGCCTGTCACTGTATCGCGCCTGCAGTTGACTTTCAGCAGTTAGTTGTTTACTTTTTTGTCTCATGACCCGTCGAGGCGTTGTGCTCCTGGCTCTCCTGCTGGCCACCTTCATCATCAACCTGGACACGACCATCGTGAACGTGGCCCTGCCCAGCCTGGTGCGCCAGCTCGGGGCCTCGACCACCGATCTGCAGTGGGTGGTCGACGCCTACAACCTCGTCTTCGCTGCCCTGGTGCTCGCCGCCGGGAGCCTGAGCGACCGCTTGGGGCGCAAGGGGATGCTCCTGGCCGGCCTGGGATTGTTCGGCTTGGCCAGCCTGGCCGGCGCCTTCGGGAGTTCGACCACCGAGCTCATCGCCGCCCGGGCGGTGATGGGTCTCGGCGCCGCCCTCATCTTCCCGGCGACACTCTCGCTGATCTCGAACGTCTTCACCGAGCGGCGCGAGCGGGCCAAGGCGATAGGCCTGTGGGGAGCGACCGTCGGCGTCGGCATCGCCATGGGCCCGATCGTCGGCGGCTGGCTCCTCGAGCAGTTCTGGTGGGGGAGCGTGTTCCTCTTCCTCGTCCCGGTCACGGCGGTCGTCGCTGCCCTGGTCGCGGCGTCCGTGCCACCGTCGCGCGATCCGAGCACGCCGCCGGTGGACATCCGAGGGCTCGTCCTCTCCGCCGTCGGGATGGGCGTCCTCGTGTTCTCGGTGATCGAGGCGCCCAACTGGGGATGGGGCTCGGCGCGCACCATCGCCGGCTTCCTCGTCGGCGTGCTCCTGCTGGCCGCCTTCGCGGCCACGGAGGGGCGGATCCTCCACCCGATGCTGGACGTCCGGCTCTTTCGCAATCTCCGGTTCACCGCGGCCAGCGGCTCCGTGGCCATCGCCTTCTTCGCACTCCAGGGATTCATCTTCCTCGTCACGCAGTACTTCCAGTTCGTGAAGGACTTCAGCCCCTTCGGCACGGGCGTCCGCTTGCTACCGGTGGCGCTGTCGGTCGGCGCGTCCTCGGTGGTGGGAACGAAGCTCGCCGTACGGGTGGGCAACAAGGCCATCGTCACGATCGGCATGCTGCTGTTCGGTGGTGCCCTGCTGTGGATCTCGACTGCGTCACAGACCACCGGTTACGGCGTGATCGCCGTGCAGATGCTCGTCCTCGGCACGGGGATGGGACTGACCAGCGCCCCGGCGACCGAGGCCATCATGGGCGCTGTCTCCAAGGAGAAGGCCGGGGTCGGTTCGGCCGTCAACGACGCCACCCGTCTGCTCGGAGCGACCTTGGGGGTTGCGGTGATCGGCAGCGTCGCCGCCTCGCTCTACACCTCCCGCCTGACGTCCAGCCTGCCGCGGGGGCTGCCGGCCCAGGCGGTATCTGCGGCCCAGGGATCGATCGGTGGGGCCGTCGAGGCGGCCCACCGGGTCGGCCAGGCCGGCCTCACCGGGGCGGCGCACCAGCTCAACGACGCCGGGGTGCTCGCCTTCCTGCACAGCTTCAGCGGCGGCGCACTGGTCGCCTCTGGTGTCGCCTTCGTCGGCGCCATCGTGGCGGCGACGTGGCTGCCGTCCCGGCCTCGCGCCGACATCGAGGAGGGGACGCCGCTGTCCGATGTGGAGCGCCACCTCGAGGCTGCGACAACCGGTTCTCGAGAGATCGTCGGTCAGCGTCGCCCGGCTTCGTAGCGGACAGCCCGCCGGGAGAGAAACTGTGAGTAGACGCCCACGCGGGCCTCAGGTGATGCCCAGGTAGGTCCTTGATGGTGTCGCGATGTCCACAGCTCAGGATGTGCAAGAGGAGTCCGCGGCGCGAGACAGGACCACGACACTCGAGATCGCCGTCCCGGTCCACAACGAGGAGCGGGATCTCGAACGCAGCGTTCGGGGCCTGCGCGACTACCTCGACACACGCTTTCCCGTCACGACTGTTGTCACCATTGCCGACAACGCCAGCACGGACGCCACCTGGTCCATCGCCCAGCGGCTTGCCGACGAGCTCGAGGGCGTGCGAGCCATCCGTCTGGATCGCAAGGGGCGGGGCCGAGCGCTTCGAGCCGTGTGGGGCGCCAGCCCGGCGCGCGTGGTGGCCTACATGGACGTGGATCTCGCCACGGATCTGGACGCGCTGCTTCCGCTGGTCGCCCCGCTCATCTCCGGACACTCGGACATGGCCATCGGGACGCGCCTGGCACCGGGGGCGCGCGTGGTCAGAGGGCCCAAGCGGGAGATCATCTCCCGCGGCTACAACCTGATCGTCAGGACGGCGTTGCGGAGCCATTTCAGCGACGCCCAGTGTGGTTTCAAGGCAGCGCGGACGGACGCGGCCAGAGCGCTGCTGCCGCTGGTCGAGGACGACGAGTGGTTCTTCGACACCGAGCTCCTCGTCCTGGCCGAGCGCAACGGCCTCCGCATCCACGAGGTCGCTGTCGACTGGGTCGACCGCACCGAGTCGCGCGTCGACATCGCCCAGACGGCAGCCGCCGACCTCAGGGGCATCGGGCGCCTCGTCCGCGGCTTCGCCTCGGGGAGAGGGGTCGCCGGGAGCAGTGTCGCCGGACTTCGGCGCTCCTACCCGGGCGACGAGGTGGCGAGCTTCGCCCGCATCGGCGCCCTCAGCACCGTCGCCTGGTTGCTGCTGTGGCTGGCGCTGCGGCCCGCGCTCGGCGCCTTCGCTGCCAACGCCTTGGCCCTCGTCGTCTGCTCGGTGCCGAACACCGCCGCCAACTGGCGGCTCACGTTCGCGGGACGCGCTCCCTTCAGTCGCCAGGACCAGATCGTCGGCGGGCTGGCCGTTCTGGCCGCCAGCCTCGCGGCGACCACCTTCGCGCTGGCCGTGGCCCTCGGCGCCGGGGCCACGTCGGCCGCCGCCGAGGGCGTGGCCCTGCTGCTCGCCAACGGACTCGTCGCCTTCATCCGGTTCGTGCTCTTGCGGGCGTGGGTCTTCGGCGGTCGCGCCGGACCGGGAGGCCAGCCGGGCCACGAACCCTCGCCTGCGGGGAGCGGAAGCGCCGGGAGCGCCGGGTCATGAGCACGCCGACCGTCATCGTCAGCCAGCCCGACCACGCGCCGTACGCGGACTCGTCGTCGCCGACGCCGCCCGAACGCCAGGCCTGGTGGAGACGCCCGGGGCGGCCGGCCTGGGCCCTCCCCGCCCTGGGTGCCATCCTCCTCGTGGCCGCCGGGCTGTACACGTGGGACCTGTCGAGCAATGGCATGGGCAACACGTTCTACGCCGCTGCCGTCAAGTCCGGCACGGAAAGCTGGAAGGCCTTCCTCTTCGGGTCGAT
This region includes:
- a CDS encoding DHA2 family efflux MFS transporter permease subunit; translated protein: MTRRGVVLLALLLATFIINLDTTIVNVALPSLVRQLGASTTDLQWVVDAYNLVFAALVLAAGSLSDRLGRKGMLLAGLGLFGLASLAGAFGSSTTELIAARAVMGLGAALIFPATLSLISNVFTERRERAKAIGLWGATVGVGIAMGPIVGGWLLEQFWWGSVFLFLVPVTAVVAALVAASVPPSRDPSTPPVDIRGLVLSAVGMGVLVFSVIEAPNWGWGSARTIAGFLVGVLLLAAFAATEGRILHPMLDVRLFRNLRFTAASGSVAIAFFALQGFIFLVTQYFQFVKDFSPFGTGVRLLPVALSVGASSVVGTKLAVRVGNKAIVTIGMLLFGGALLWISTASQTTGYGVIAVQMLVLGTGMGLTSAPATEAIMGAVSKEKAGVGSAVNDATRLLGATLGVAVIGSVAASLYTSRLTSSLPRGLPAQAVSAAQGSIGGAVEAAHRVGQAGLTGAAHQLNDAGVLAFLHSFSGGALVASGVAFVGAIVAATWLPSRPRADIEEGTPLSDVERHLEAATTGSREIVGQRRPAS
- a CDS encoding glycosyltransferase, encoding MSTAQDVQEESAARDRTTTLEIAVPVHNEERDLERSVRGLRDYLDTRFPVTTVVTIADNASTDATWSIAQRLADELEGVRAIRLDRKGRGRALRAVWGASPARVVAYMDVDLATDLDALLPLVAPLISGHSDMAIGTRLAPGARVVRGPKREIISRGYNLIVRTALRSHFSDAQCGFKAARTDAARALLPLVEDDEWFFDTELLVLAERNGLRIHEVAVDWVDRTESRVDIAQTAAADLRGIGRLVRGFASGRGVAGSSVAGLRRSYPGDEVASFARIGALSTVAWLLLWLALRPALGAFAANALALVVCSVPNTAANWRLTFAGRAPFSRQDQIVGGLAVLAASLAATTFALAVALGAGATSAAAEGVALLLANGLVAFIRFVLLRAWVFGGRAGPGGQPGHEPSPAGSGSAGSAGS